From Salvia splendens isolate huo1 unplaced genomic scaffold, SspV2 ctg214, whole genome shotgun sequence, a single genomic window includes:
- the LOC121789343 gene encoding mitochondrial import inner membrane translocase subunit TIM14-2-like encodes MASVAVAGAAVGASALGARYLLRAWQAFKSNPRARNFYHGGFQQAMNRREAALILGVREHVALEKIKEAHRRVMVANHPDAGGSHYLASKINEAKDILLKKSKASDSAF; translated from the exons ATG GCATCCGTAGCAGTAGCAGGGGCTGCAGTTGGAGCTAGTGCTCTAGGTGCTAGATACTTGCTAAGGGCATGGCAAGCATTCAAATCCAACCCACGGGCCCGTAATTTTTACCACGGGGGATTTCAACAGGCCATGAACAGGCGAGAGGCCGCATTGATTCTTGGAGTGAG GGAGCACGTCGCCTTGGAAAAGATCAAAGAGGCTCATAGAAGAGTGATGGTAGCAAACCACCCTGATGCTGGGGGCAGCCATTACCTTGCTTCAAAGATCAATGAAGCTAAAGATATCTTGTTGAAGAAATCAAAGGCGTCTGATTCTGCATTCTGA